A window of Collinsella aerofaciens genomic DNA:
GTGTAGTTGAGATGCGTGCGGCTCTTGTCGATGTTCTCGCGGCTCACGTTCGGGTTGTCGATGCCTTGCCAGCGGTTGTAGTGGGCGCAGAGCTTGCCGACCGCCGATGCCTTGTATTTCGCGATATGCGCCACGCGTAAACCCCCTGTGACTGTTGAAGATGCGTTCAGTCCTTAGTATAAGGTATAGCACGTTAGACCTTAGCTGCGCTAAGGACGTGCCCTGCGGGGCTTCTCCGCAATCCTCCCAGCGGTCGAGATTGCTGCGCGTCATCGGTGGCGGCACCTCTTCCTTGCCCGCTCGGCTCCGCCGAGATGGAGGGGCGAAACCCCTCCAAACCACCCCGACGTATCGGTATCGGATATCGGATTCCCATGGGCGAGGTCGTAGTACCTCGCCCCCCTGTGGTCATTTGTCATTTGTCATTTGTCACATTATTTTTCGGACGTAGTTAGCGAAAAATAATGAGCCGCCCGATTCTGCAGGTCTCATCCAGTCGAGACACGGGCAAGGAAAGGGTCGATGGAGCAGAGCGTCCATCGACCCTTAATCAAGTCTGGTCTATTCGGTTGGCCGTCGCGTCAATTCCGCAATCCGTGAACGAGTCGGCTTAGATCTGCGCGAGCGCAGACCACGCCGCCCCGTAGTCACGCATTGCTGCATTGACCCGACTACTCTTTGGCACCTGACTGTTCCACGCACTTGCGCTTACGTTCGGCGTTCAGATAGTTCCCGCGACAATAGCGCTCGAGAATCGAGTTGTACCCCACGATGATTTCGCGGTACTGCTCGGGAAACTCCCTCAGCGCCGCAGCCGTGAAATCGTTGATGGTCTCGAACCTCTCGCACATGATGAAGCCGACCAACTCGAAGAGCATGTCCTGCTTGTCCTTAGTCGAGAGCTGTTCGAGCTGACCAATGTCGAAGTTGTTTCCCTCGATGCGTGCTTCGACCGGATACAGCTCCTTGCCCTTCTTGCGACAGGAAGCCGTGTCGTGAATCAGATAGTCATACGCATGCCTGATGTTGTTGATTGGCTCGGCTGACGAACAGCACTTCTTGCCGTCCGCGCTCAATCGGTTCAAGACGTTGATGATTGCCTTGCGTGTCGTGTTGCCGCCCCAGACAACAATGACGTGCGCATGCGTCTTGCGCTGCTTGCTCTTCTGGTCATGGTCTATGTCGTGAACCGCATAAGCGAAAGGCACTTGAAGAATGTCGTCTATCTCGT
This region includes:
- a CDS encoding Rep family protein; the encoded protein is MAANAGETKVKLWEGICYPENMRDDWQDEIDDILQVPFAYAVHDIDHDQKSKQRKTHAHVIVVWGGNTTRKAIINVLNRLSADGKKCCSSAEPINNIRHAYDYLIHDTASCRKKGKELYPVEARIEGNNFDIGQLEQLSTKDKQDMLFELVGFIMCERFETINDFTAAALREFPEQYREIIVGYNSILERYCRGNYLNAERKRKCVEQSGAKE